A genomic window from Candidatus Denitrolinea symbiosum includes:
- a CDS encoding DNA-binding transcriptional regulator YhcF, translating into MANNKLALQIDFRSGLPIYVQIVNQIQAQAAGGILKPGDQLPTVRALAEELRVNFNTVARAYRILDEARIISTQQGRGTYITETPPPKVTERLRREALEGLTRRFLEEAFRLDFSQAEIRQMVGEQLKVWKETQDLEK; encoded by the coding sequence ATGGCAAACAACAAACTGGCGCTTCAAATTGACTTCCGTTCCGGCTTGCCGATCTACGTTCAGATCGTCAACCAGATCCAGGCGCAGGCCGCGGGCGGAATCCTGAAACCGGGCGACCAACTCCCCACCGTGCGGGCGCTGGCGGAGGAGTTGCGCGTCAACTTCAACACCGTGGCGCGCGCCTATCGAATTCTGGACGAAGCGCGCATCATCTCCACGCAGCAGGGACGCGGCACCTACATCACCGAAACCCCGCCGCCGAAAGTGACGGAAAGACTGCGGCGCGAAGCGCTCGAAGGCTTGACGCGCCGCTTCCTTGAAGAGGCGTTCCGCCTGGACTTCTCGCAGGCGGAAATCCGCCAGATGGTCGGCGAGCAGCTCAAAGTTTGGAAAGAAACGCAGGATCTCGAAAAATAA
- a CDS encoding pyridoxal 5'-phosphate synthase lyase subunit PdxS yields the protein MEVKTGTWAEKKGLAQMLKGGVIMDVVTPEHARIAEDAGACAVMALERVPADIRASGGVVRMSDPELILKIMDSVSIPVMAKCRIGHFVEAQILEALGVDYIDESEVLTPADESNHILKHNFKVPFVCGCRNLGEALRRLGEGAAMIRTKGEAGTGDVVEAVRHARTVLGDIRKLTTMADEELMRYSKEIGAPYELVKETKELGRMPVVNFAAGGVATPADAALMMQLGVDGVFVGSGIFKSGNPAKRAAAIVKAVTHYQDASILAEVSKNLGEAMVGRNISQMPEEEKIAGRGW from the coding sequence ATGGAAGTCAAAACCGGAACCTGGGCCGAGAAAAAAGGTCTGGCGCAAATGTTAAAGGGCGGCGTCATCATGGACGTGGTGACGCCCGAACACGCCCGCATCGCCGAGGACGCCGGCGCCTGCGCGGTGATGGCGCTCGAACGCGTGCCGGCCGACATCCGCGCGAGCGGCGGCGTGGTCCGCATGTCGGACCCTGAACTGATTCTGAAGATCATGGATAGCGTGAGCATCCCCGTGATGGCGAAGTGCCGCATCGGGCATTTCGTCGAGGCGCAGATTCTCGAAGCGCTGGGCGTGGACTATATTGACGAGTCGGAAGTGCTGACGCCCGCCGACGAATCCAACCACATTTTGAAGCACAATTTCAAAGTCCCGTTCGTGTGCGGATGCCGCAACCTCGGCGAGGCGCTGCGGCGACTGGGCGAAGGCGCGGCCATGATCCGCACGAAGGGCGAGGCCGGCACCGGCGACGTGGTCGAGGCGGTCCGTCACGCCCGCACCGTGCTGGGCGACATCCGCAAGTTGACCACGATGGCGGACGAGGAACTGATGCGCTATTCGAAGGAAATCGGCGCGCCGTACGAACTCGTCAAAGAGACGAAGGAACTCGGACGCATGCCGGTCGTCAATTTCGCGGCGGGCGGAGTGGCGACCCCCGCGGACGCGGCGCTGATGATGCAGCTCGGCGTGGACGGCGTCTTCGTCGGCTCGGGCATCTTCAAGAGCGGCAACCCCGCCAAGCGCGCCGCGGCCATCGTCAAAGCCGTGACGCATTACCAGGACGCGTCCATCCTCGCGGAGGTCAGCAAGAACCTCGGCGAGGCGATGGTCGGGCGCAACATTTCGCAGATGCCCGAAGAAGAAAAGATCGCGGGCCGCGGCTGGTAA
- a CDS encoding pyridoxal 5'-phosphate synthase glutaminase subunit PdxT, protein MKIGVLALQGDFAEHIAMLRRVGAEAVEVRLPGHLDGLHGLVIPGGESTTIGKLAVDFELMEPLREFGKRRAVWGTCAGMIFLSKDAGRDQPLLGLMDIVVQRNAFGRQVDSFEADLDIPELKRATGSDAPFHAVFIRAPIIESVSGEARILASAPDGRIVAAQQGRLLATSFHPELTDDTRFHEYFLSLAG, encoded by the coding sequence ATGAAAATCGGAGTCCTCGCCCTTCAGGGCGACTTTGCGGAACACATCGCCATGCTCAGGCGCGTCGGCGCGGAGGCTGTGGAGGTGCGCCTGCCCGGTCACCTCGACGGCCTGCACGGGCTCGTCATCCCCGGCGGGGAGTCGACGACCATCGGCAAGCTGGCCGTTGATTTCGAATTGATGGAGCCGCTGCGCGAGTTCGGAAAAAGACGCGCTGTCTGGGGGACCTGCGCCGGCATGATCTTTCTCTCGAAGGACGCCGGGCGCGACCAACCCCTGCTGGGCCTCATGGACATCGTCGTCCAGCGGAACGCGTTCGGGCGCCAGGTCGACTCGTTCGAAGCGGACCTCGACATCCCCGAACTCAAGCGCGCCACAGGCTCGGACGCGCCGTTCCACGCGGTCTTCATCCGCGCGCCGATCATCGAATCGGTGAGCGGCGAGGCGCGGATCCTCGCCTCGGCCCCCGACGGGAGGATCGTCGCCGCCCAACAGGGACGCCTGCTCGCGACCTCCTTCCATCCCGAACTCACAGACGACACGCGCTTCCACGAATACTTCCTGTCGCTGGCGGGTTAA
- a CDS encoding methylase produces MYQSGEYLDKNPRWHAADSPWKAAQILKMIRKQNLNPATVCEVGCGAGEILNRLHAELPATNFFGYEVSPQAYEICSAKTKERLQFRLGDLLETEERFDLLLCIDVFEHVPDYLSFLERLRGRASRFIFHIPLDLSALSLLRPARLMKTRYGVGHLHMFTAETALAVLKDTGYETLDSFFTAGGLELEKNQKRLRTVLANLPRRVLGKFSPRLAARILGGYSLLVFAKPR; encoded by the coding sequence ATGTATCAATCGGGCGAATACCTTGACAAGAATCCGCGCTGGCACGCGGCGGATTCGCCGTGGAAGGCCGCGCAGATTTTGAAGATGATCCGCAAGCAGAATCTGAATCCCGCCACGGTTTGCGAGGTCGGATGCGGCGCGGGCGAGATCTTGAACCGCCTGCACGCGGAATTGCCCGCGACGAATTTTTTCGGCTACGAAGTTTCGCCGCAGGCCTATGAAATTTGTTCGGCGAAGACGAAGGAGCGGTTGCAGTTCAGGCTGGGCGACCTGCTGGAGACGGAGGAGCGCTTCGATTTGCTCCTGTGCATTGACGTGTTCGAGCATGTGCCGGATTATCTTTCGTTTTTGGAGAGACTGCGCGGCCGCGCGAGTCGGTTTATTTTTCACATCCCCCTCGATCTGTCGGCGCTGAGTTTGCTGCGCCCGGCGCGCCTGATGAAGACGCGTTACGGCGTCGGGCATTTGCATATGTTCACCGCGGAGACCGCGCTGGCGGTTTTGAAAGATACGGGCTACGAAACGCTCGACTCGTTTTTCACCGCGGGCGGTTTGGAGTTGGAGAAGAATCAAAAGCGGCTGCGGACCGTCCTCGCCAACCTGCCGCGCCGCGTTCTCGGAAAGTTCAGCCCGCGCCTCGCGGCGAGGATTCTGGGGGGATATTCGCTGCTGGTTTTTGCGAAACCCCGCTGA